Genomic segment of Zootoca vivipara chromosome 4, rZooViv1.1, whole genome shotgun sequence:
TCCCCATGATTTATCAAATATATTATTAGCAGAAGAAGCAAGTGGAAAAACAATGCagctttaaaaggcattttaaagaTACATTCACTGGGAATTTTTCATAATCTATAAAAATAGAATGGGCTTTTATCACAGAGTAGCCAGCAAAAACATATGTTCATTGTAGATTGCACAATGCAATCTAATATACTTTGtctctaatacacacacacacacaaaatttattttaataacCTTGTACAACAAAGATGCAATAAATCAAGCGTCCAAGGCTAAATGGCAGTTATCTTCATTTCAATGCACTGTTACTTTCATCACAATTGAAATGATTTTATTTGCCTTAAACATTTCAACACAGCTCTTTGAGGCAATGCTATATACCGCTCATATATACTAATGGTGGGCAACCTCGTTTTCTTGGACCAAAGTTCCCATTGGTCATCCtgtctggggctaatgggaattggagtccaacaacatctggagtgccaaagacTTCCACTCAAATGTTATCTAGccaaatacagttcccaggattcttatccctgttaaagtagtataagagtgcttaaaatgtatgaTGTGGCTGTGAAATAAATCTCCCTAAACCACAGGTGATTTGACACCACCTATTGAGCAGTAGAGACTTATAATAACCACGAGGAATAGCTCCAATTCCCCTCTGAGCTCAATCCGGAAGGCAAGTGAGGGAAACTGGTCCTCTCCTGTCACTGCTTACATTCGTCAAGTCAAGGAGATGCCTAGCATTGATATTAGACTTCATGCAGGACTGTGGGCCCCAtcatagatgatcctcagtgtcccttccaactctatgattctattgattaGCTGTTAATCCCCACAGGTGTTTGATGACGCAACCCATGCCTGACACCAACCCTGGGTTATGGTATGTGAGGTTGATGTGCTACAAGAAATAACCAATGTACCAAGAGATACCCTAGTGTGGCCTCCTGGACAGAATCGAGCTATTCCTTCAGACCTTGAAGCCTCCTTTACAAGAATACCTCGGGTTGggcttgctttttatttatttatttaaaaaaaaccccagaggttTTCCAACCTCTCTAGACCAGTGGAAACATTTCTGTGTTGGAGAGAGTgttgtgggcaccagtcacaacatggctgccatgggggAGAGGGCATGGCATAATACAAAATGTGAGTACTGTCATGGTGAAGTTTTTctcataattgtatttccatgcTAGAAAACCTTTGAATTCCTCTGTACAGCTGCTAATGGCACAAGAGCCCTGTGTCCTCCAATGCTAACTCAAAACCAAAGCCTGGTCAGCCATCCTAtatctacttacctgggagtaagcaccactaaACACAAAGGCCCGGATTCAACTAACCCAGTGTGCTAGTGGAAGACAGCACAAGGACTCCTGCTAATGCAGTGGGGCTTCCCCCTATCTCTTCCCTCCATGTGTTCCCATGTCTGCCCCAAATTCACcctggagaacccccagaacaacatgcaggagaggagaggggtgaTTGTTTCATCcgacaagcagaaatgcttgcactgatggaatgataATATTAGCACAATTGAAGTCTACCAAAgagttatttctgagtagacatgtatacctTTGCACCATAAGTTAACAGCGAATTCTTAAGTAGTGATTGGTCTTTAGCTCCTTAGTAAACAAGCCCAAGCCTCTGCAAAAATTTCACATCTTGCATTTGTCATATTTTGTGCAGGAGGGGATctttaacacccacccacacttctTGTGTGGTAATTTTTGAATAAAATAACTTCTAGGGAACCCACCACAGGAAAGATGTATCCTGGCTGCTAGAAAAAAAGAAGGGTGGACTTTGGAGTTTCCAAGGACTACTATAAAATAAGTTCTTCccctaaaggggaaggggaaatgacAGCTTTTAAGGACCCTAGGAATTCCTGTTACTGTTGCCAAACAACTCACTTATCAATCAGGGCCCTGACtgcactcattggctaaaaacattGCTAGGTGGGAGCAACCAGGCTAATTCATTTCACATAAATCTTTTAGAGGGggacctgcacattttgcttcataactttctttcgaCAAAGGATAGAGGCTTACTTTTTTAacatgaaagctcagagtctggctGTGTCAAATGGAGACTTTCATGAAGGCCATGGCACCCATGGGTGTTGTATGGGCAACCTCCGGGATACAATCTATCAAAATAATTTTATCTGATAGATGAACAGTAACAACAGGCTAACAGTTAAAAATTAATAGTTGACAGCATATGTTTCTGAAATCTTTATTTAAGAATATTAAACAGTGGTCCAAAGCAAAGCAAGCGAACTTTTAAATACATGACTCTAATGCTTATACATGTCATATCATAAAAACAACGTTATCGGTAGCGTTTCCCCAATAAtacatttctctttttccttttacaACTCCATCCCTATATATCCATggcagctttcttttaaaaaggggaggaggagggattcAAAATAGAATTTCTGGCCAGACTATGACAGGCTGATCACCTGCATTGCTGTATTTATGATGGCAGATGGGGAAGAAACTATACTGTCCCTTGGAGCCATtgattttctttctattttttggggggggggcaaagagtgGCAGAAGGAGCCTGTGAAGTGGGAAAGAGGGAAATGACTGTTTCCCTTAAGCCATTGTTGCAATATTTGTGTGGTTCCCCTTGAGGTTTTTGCTCTGCTGTGCCAGAAAGAGATAATCCAGTGCAGCGTGTCTCCAACTTGTTCCGTGGGGGCACAGGCACATTTAGAAATCTCAGATGCTGCTGTAAGCACCACAACATGCCCATTTCATAGAAGAAAAACTGGTGCTCCTCAGGGCCATCATCAAAAGAAAACGAAAAAAAAATACCTACAGTATATCCCCCAGCAAATAGAACACAGACAGAAAAACAGGCAAACTTCTCAACATACAACCAGAAAAAGCTCCTATACCCCAGggcttgcttgttgttgttgttttaaaaaaagggaggtgGAGGCATCCTTGGTGAGTGCCAAGAGGGTGTTTTAAGGAGCTATAGAACCTATGGGTGCCACATTAGAATCTCCCTCTGTTCTTGCACTTCTGTTCTTCTGATGTGGTTCTCTAATCCTCCCCTGTAACACATTTACACTGGAGGCCAAGGGGAGAGACCTTCTGTCTGTAAGAGATGTGGATGCttttggaggggtggtggtgctgtTTTTTGTACAACCCCACACTCCAAGTCTGCATTGCACTGGGCAGTCATTTGAGAGGCTGCCGTCTACTGTCATTCAAATTGTTTCCACTCCGTGAAACTGATTTCCAACGACACAACCAGAatgacattttccttttcttaagaAGCATGAAAATCTAGGTAAATAAACACTGACAGTGTAactctatgcatgtctactcagaggtaaccccccccccccggagttcaACTGCACTTACTTCCAGGGAGGTGtaagaggattgcagcctcactATACCAAAGAATATATAACCTTTCAGAACCTACTCTTTCATCCTATGTTATATCGCTAATCTATGTCAAATAAATATCGTGAGTAAATTTGTTCAATATACTGAACTTCAAATGTGTTAACTGAAAAATCAATCTGCTATGAAAATTGCCGTATGGCAGAGTGTTAAGACACAAGGAGAGGCCATGGCTCTCTCAGCAGGTCCAATATCTTGTATCTCCAGTTTCaaatcctggacagccactgcaagtcagtgcagacaatacttaTCTAGACAAACCTCTGACTCAGTAGAACacatttcctatgttcctagagtGGGGAAGTCTATAGCTGTGTATTTACAATGGAGCTGCTGCCTCTGAAATAAGAGACCTCGTACAGTTTAGGTTCACCAGTGAAGGCTGCGAGATACCCCCTTTCTGAAGCCCTCGAGAGTCATTGGCAATCGGTGTAGACTGAGCTCAATGGACTTatggtctgactcggtacaaGGCTACTATTCCTTAAAGATATTCATCTCAGTTACAGCATCCTATACATAAaaatcatttgattttttttaaaaaacaaaccactttgATTAATGATGCAAAAGTGGTGAATGCGCCCCAcatcttaggctgtgtacacacactaacccatttgtagcacaaaaatgttgttttttcccTTAATCTGGAATTGTTCTTGCTtgtcctcaacatgctgctttcagtctAGATTGAGTCTGGATCCTGCTGTCCACAAGGATGGTTACTTGACgcatttgaaaaccctcccctaGGTTGGGTTATCCATgcttttttcctccctttccttcctccgCCCCAGATGAACAGAGAAGGGAGTGGTGACTGCTGTCTTGATTGGTGGGACCATCTATTTCAGGTGGACAAACAGAGGGGGGCAGATTCAATCTGCTATGACCTTTTCTTTATAATAAAATCAGTTTCTCAATAAGCCCTTTTCAGGGTTAAAAAATAGGAAACAGATCTAGATAGTGTACTTGGTTTTCAtggattctagaataaaatgtcttATTTGTGAAGCCACCCCTGTTTGGATGAGTTTTTCATGCCCTTCcattttcaaggggggggggtgatgataATTCTTGCGGTATAAATATTTGTTGTGGTTGGTGTTGGgtgagaaatcaaacattgctttgCTGCAAAAACCTTGTCCTGCGCTCCCTTTCTCTTTCATCTTCTTTTCTATATTGCTCTTCTAGTTTTTGCTTTTCAGAGTCCATACTGTACAAGGTACAATCTGCACATCTTCTGATCTTCTCAAATTGACTAAAATCTGCAACGTACTTCCCAttcggagagagagagactacagGCATAAACTCAAAACCCCAGAAGATCTCCTCTGGGATATATGATGTTCGGCTCTGGCAGACGGCACTTGTTGACTCTACAGTGGCATTCAGGAGGACAACCAGTTCAAACTCTTTTTCTTTAAGGTTTTGGGGTGAAAGATCTCTTAAAGGGCTGCTCTCATCCAATATGTGGTAAAAAGTCAGAGGTAAAATCAAGAATGGGCTTTCTGCTGCGGAGTCAACGTGGAATTTAACAGTTGCTTGGTTAAGCAGAATCCTCTCGCCTTCTTTAGTTTCGTAGGACTCGAGAAGTTTCCCTGTCAGCTGGCACTGGATCAAGAGGCTCTTTCTCATGTTTGCCACTCGGATTACAAGGCACAGTTGCCCATTGTGCTTGGAGATGACAGCACAGTGGCTGAATTTAATGGTCTCGGCCCTTTTTTTGGGTCTAGCAATTTTGGCCAGGAAAGTCCCCGTGATGAAGATCTCGATCAAGGTGGTGAGAACCAGCTGAGCAACTAAAAGGAAGATGGCATGAGGGCACTCTTCTGTGATGTAACGGAAGCCATAGCCAATGGTAGTCTGTGACTccaaagaaaagagaaatgctCCGGTGAGTGACCTCACATGCATGACGCAGGGGGCCTGGTTGTGCTGGTGTTTGTTCCCTTCCAAATCTCCATGAAGAAAGGCAATGATATAGTAGATGACTCCAAAAAGAAACCAAGTCATTACAAAAGTGGCAGCAAACAAGGTCAGTTTATATCTCCACTTCATGTCGATGACTGTGGTCCACAGATCCTGAAGATAAAGCAGGTAAATGCCATCGACCTTGTCAATCCTCACGTTGCTGTGGCCGCTTTTGGACATCACACGAGGTTTGCTCCTCTTCGGCTTAGCAGTGATGTTGCCGTTCACTAGCGGCGCTTGTGACATATTGATCTGCGTGGCTTCCATTGTCAGCGTCCTAGACCTAAATAGatgaatagttttttttaaagaacagcaacaaagcaATGATAAAACAGACTCTATATTTAAATCACCAGATTATGATTACATTCCATATTTATGGGCAAAAATCTGCTACACTTTGTAAGTTTCTGGCATCAGCATGCAATGTTGCACCAAGTTAATTTCATAAGCAGAAAGTAATATAATTTCCTCCCTGGCATTCATGTCAATATAAATGACCTGACTCAAGAGTCCAGAAAGTAATTTTTTCAATTCAGTCCTACATTGTATTAAAATATTTctcatatttattattatggaaAGAAGACaggcctctcttttttaaaaaaaaaccaataacaacATTAGTTTACTGAATGTGATCCACTCAGGAGACAAATATTCCATTAACACTAGACCAGTTTAACTATGACTTTCCAAATCAGTTCTGTAATTATGTCTCCCTTAGAAATGCTGGagggaaagatttttaaaaagaaaatcatttcGATTTTCACAAGTCCTCAATGCCTAGCTGTGTTAGAGgggaaataaaagcaagcaatctTGTGAATGCCTAGAAAAGAGCGTGAGAAAGAAATATTTGCACCTGAAAGCTCTTCAAGGCTGTTTACATCATAGGCCTCTCCAATTTCAAAGAGTCAGTGGAAAAAACAGGAGGCAATTCACAAATTCAGCTTTCTAGCAATGGGCCCTGCCCTTAGCAAACACAGAAGGGACTGGACCACAAGTTTCTCGAAGTTTGTTTACTGTGAATCCTAGCACAGTGCAGATGGAGATGAAGTGTGCCTCTGTCCAGGACTGAACAAAGCGCACAAAAAGCAGGAGGTGCCTGTCTTTGCCAGCTTGATGGGACAAAAAAAGACACGGCTTCCACGACCAGACAGTGGTTACGCAGCACAAGGCCAGAGCAAGTTAGCAGGAGTTTCCAATAACAAAACTTCCTGTGCTAACACCCCCCctccaacaaaaaaaaacaaaacccatgcaTCCTTTGTACTCTGGCAATTCATGCAGCTAGTATTGTTTTGTTCCATTGTTTGGCTTCAAGAGAGAACTTTAATAAGTGATTCATTTTTATGAAccacagaagagagagagaaatacttcTCCCTTGTAACTCCTTAAAAGAACATTTCTGCAAATCAACGTACTTGTAGTAGACATGTGTGCCAACCCAGGATAACAATGTAATTATTCACTAATGCAACTTTCCTGTTTTGTCAGTAAAAGAATATTTATGTTTACACCCATAACTGAGTAACTGCTGGCAGGCTGAAGGTAAAtttgtgtttattttcatttcctcaACCAGCTCACATATGACAACTCTTGAAAGTGCAAACGGAGACGGGGAAATACACCAAGGATCCCAGTAAAAGAACTTTTGTGTGGCAGTAAAAaacagcaccacacacacacactctgcaacATGTCCGGAGGAAAAGACAAAGTGATGTGATGCAAGAACaataaagggaggaggaggaggggcagtcCATCAGAAAATGGTATTGAGTTTCAACAGACTAACAACTGAGACATGGGCAGGAGGAAATGTAGCTTAGGTAATGGCATACAAATCCCAACCCGGAAAATCATTTGAGAAGAAATGTATGGTACTGTTTTTTTAACCAATGGACAGAGAACAGTACCAGATTTTCTCTCAGCTCCCCAAGGTTTGCCCTTCATCCTGCAGCTTGTTACTTTATCTCTGACGTACGAATGGAGCTTGGGTGTGAGTCACCCATACTTGCCACTGGGAGAAGATGGTAAATTCCTTTACACAAGTAGGAAATGAATGGAAAAGCCCCTGTGCTGTTGACCagagtgggggtggagaagctccatCTGCAAAACAGAGCCCGTGAACCCATAAGGAATTGTTGAACGGAGCCGCCTATAGTCACGCAAGGGCAAGAATTAATTTGCCAAGGTAACTACTGTAACCCTCATTTCTTCTTTGAACATACCCTTTTGGGTGTTTGCAGTCCACCATGCAAAAACATGACTCAGGAATTACAAGAAATCAAGCCACAACAGGAGTGTGTAAATCCACTAATGAAGAGGGATGCAGCTTACCTCTCAAAACTGGATCCCTTCCTAGTGAACAGATCGTGGAAATAAGAAACCTTCTGGCCTAGTCAATTTCACACCTCAAGTATtggaggtggaggtggtgagAGACAGCCAGAGGGCTAGACTAACCGTGCATCCATTACAAAAGGCAGTCTTCTGTTTGAGGGAGTTCTCCATTTGAAGGGTGGTCTGGTATGAATCCAGTCTAAACACAAATAATTCTAGGAAGGGAGAGTAGGGACCTTGAAGGCTCCCAGCAACAGCAAGCACCTAGCTAGTGGACTGAACACACAAACCACCTGGTTATTGATCCATTATGGCCAAATGCATTGCATTGCTATTTAAATTATCACAATTATTTGTTAATTTTCATCTCTACATATAAATCAGCAAATGCATTCTATATTTAAATTGGTAGCCTCTCTTGTCATCCTATTGGTGATACATTTCCTCCTTTCTGACAATGCACAAGTGGCCACAATAAGGAGCATTTAGCCCATTAGAAGGGCAACTTGGACCCCAAGTAGCTTGCTGAGATCAGCTTGCAGGAGAAGAGTTGCAGCTTTGAAAAGACAGGGTGAAAACTCCCTTTTAGAGCATGTCTTCTGGTGAGGAGGCATCATGTCTGCACGGGTCTACTCCAAAGTACAAATCAAAACAAGTCATTCAAGCAACAAGCCACTTGGAGCTCCTAGCAAAACACATCTCCTGAAGTGCCAAGGAACATGGTGGCAGTGGGATCAACTTTCTAATTGCTTCCTAGCAGCAAATGACTCAGGAGCTCAGATTGGTGCAGAAATGGGCAGACAGAATTTTCATTGGTTCTGTCAGATGGAGTCCTATTCCTCCAATCCTAAAAGAACTACACTGAGTGACCATTTTGCTCCCAAATCCTATTTGACAGGCTGGTACTTAACTTTGGAGCCCTAAATAGCTTCGAACCCAAATATCTAAAAGAGGATCTTGCATACCAGCCAGCCCATGCCATAAGATCTTCAGTGGAGGTCCTTCTCTAAGTACCCTCCTTAGCTCAGATGCATTATGTAGGCACTAAGAAGAGGGTCATTCAATCATTCCATTATCTGCAATAGTGCCCCAGCTCTAGAATTCCCTCCACAGAAAATTCCTTCCTGGTGCCAACATGACAGCGACTTAAAACACTTTGATTTGCTTAGACATTATAAAGCATTATATTGCTTTAGTCTGGCTTTAGCTGTTAAAAGTTTTTGTTGCCTCCCAGTCTGTAATTGTTTGATGGACTTAAGCTTtactgcagagctttccaaatagTTCAGGTTgctgacacactttttagacatgcatcattttgcaacactgtAATTCAATtttactggcaaaccagagattaaactaacccctttccagccccaggagcagCATGGGGAGTGTTCGCGCaaccagaggtggagctagctgctctggctgTACAtctgggggcggggctagctgctCGTGGGGCGAGCATCCCAGGGAGGTGGGgtggcgatgtcacccccctcagggatgacacctggggcggaccgcacctaccacacaccccacacctccTTTCTCTGCCAGTgtgtgcaacacacctacacactgcagctgacacactaacgtgttgtgacacacagtttggaaaactctgctttattgtattttcattttttaaagtaatgtttatttttttaaaaaaaccaccctggaATCCAATGGATGAATGGCAGTCtagaaatcttttaaataaacaaacagacctGGAACTAGAATGCAGATTGAAGACAAAATATCTCGCATAATATGTTCCAGGGAAACAAGATGGGGAAAGAGATATGGTGGGCACATCCAAGTCAGCtgtttccaacctggtgccctacatatgttgttgaactacagctcccatcaacatggtcaatggtcaggggtggtgtgAGCtgaattccagcaacatctggcgggcaccaggttggggattgCTGCCCCCAAATGGTTGGTGGAACACCATAATCCTGAGGCAGTGTCCGAGTGAGGCAGTTAAAAAGGTTATTAGGCAATCCTCAAGCAAACACACAACAACCACCCCAAAAAATGGACAATAGAAACacaggagctgccttatactgaattattattatttttaataaacatttttattagattttccaatttaaacatctaatccattttcaaattatacaaatatcaattaaacaattaatccaaatcttctgccgaattatacaaatttaaatttgacttcccatacttcagactcagaaagcttagttctcttatattcagtgcTTTCTAATCAATCAggtccagatcttatccaatagtctattaaaatccttccatcttctttcaagcccctgagttttttCGAGCAAgcgagtttgaccaaaccatatatgtttctgtgtgaaattatgcctatgattcctctatCAATTAACACTGTCTCTTCGCACACTGGTATCTTGCCAAGACTGCCTCAGATTGCTACTCCATATAGCCTTTCCAGGGGGAGAGCTGCCAGATCAAACctataaacacacatctaatgCCTTATACCGAattagaccattggttcatcactgactggcagcaattttccagggtttcagacaggaggcattcccatccctacctagagatgtcatGGATGGAgactggtaccttctgcatgcagagtagATGCTACAGCCTTTATGGATTAGATATTGGCTTGTTAGCCCACATCCAATCCATCATTGCACTCACATGTCAGGCTACAGGAACATGTAACCATCCAGTGCCCCCACCCTATCCAAAtgatcataataatttattatttataccctgcccatctggctgggtttccccagccactctgggcagctcccaacagaatgttaaaaatgcgataaaacatcaaatatactGTATTGCCgatatatttttccttttccttctcggcttgcacagactcttcctgcttcCTTATTTCGCCCCTCCATCTCCATCTATTGACTCTTAAGAACACAAGACAAGGTagcttgatcaggccaatggtccaacaccctgttctcacagtggccaaccagatgtctgtgggaaacccacaagcagagcaTTAGCAGAGCAGTTTTCTGCccaactatgactcccatcagttGGAatgcagaagcatactgcctctgatagtggagggagaacataacttcatggctagtagccactggaaGCCtggccctccatgaatttgtctaatcttttaaagccatctgagttggtggccatcactgactcctgtgggagtgagttccacagtttaaaccATGCACAGTGCGAATAagcacttccttttatctgtcctgaatcttccaaaattcagcttcatgggatgtgcAGGAATACCTGTGCcgcaagagaggggggaaagcttttctctattgctttctccatgccatgcagcgCATTCTTTTGTAAACTTATACCAGGTTATCTCTTACTTGTTACTTTTCTCTAACCTAAAAAGTCCCAATTGCTGCAACTGTTCCTCACAGGGGAGTCGCTCCATCGCCTTGGTTGTCCTTTTCAGACCCTTTCCCAACtctatcctttttgaggtgagggaACCAGAATGCAGCATTCCAAATGCGGCTGCACCACAGATTTGGAAAACAGCATTATGATGTGAACAGTTACATTTTCTAttccaatgatccctagcatggaatacGCCTTTTTCGCAACTCTGGTATGCATCAGAATTTCCTGAAGCCTAAAGTCTAAAAGTCTAAAAGAaagtgcacacatgcacacatcacaAGAGAAGAAATCCCCCCTCCAGCCATTAAACATGTCTAAGTATAATATTTAAAGTCTTACATTGTCTTGGGGTGAtaagccagaagaagaagaagaagaagaagaagaagaagaagaagaagaagaagaagaagaagaagaagaagaagaagaagaagaagaagaagaagaagaagaagaagaagagagctcCAGGCATGGAGAGCAACCCACAAGTATGCCATTCAATTTGCCCTCGTGGCTTGACCTTTGATTTTCAATGTTATCAGGCCCTCTTGTCCAATTTAGTTGGGACCCAGGACAGGGCTTTTAGGGCCTTCACGTGTTTAATGAGCCCACATTCACCTCTGGCATAGCAGAGTGAGGATTAAGCTGTGaatttccaaaacaatgcaaGGCATTTTCCCAAGATTGTGCCTCAGGTGAAGTAGCTCCAGGCTCTCTCTTACATCCCAAGCATCAGCCTGCCCCTGTACAGAAGGACCCACAGCCTCACTCTTGGCCACTTGGCTCCTGTGATTTCAGCATTTTTCTCACTGTGTGTCAAGGCAGTGTCTTCTCTTATTATCGAGGTTATAAAGCTCTGCATTTCTGAATTCCTGACCTGTTAAAGAAGCATTAGAATAGCATCTCACCAGTCCTTGGTGCCTTCCTCTTTCCACTTGTGTTTCTTTATTAGGTAACATTCACGTATCCACTTTAGTCACTTCCTTTCTTATCCTGGAATGGATCCCATCCGATcctggcttccccccaccccaccccaacttccTGCACTCTGTTTCTTTCATCATCTCTCTTCTCATGTGATCCTGAATTCCTGTTGTTTATATCCTTAAAGCCCACAGAAATCCATGGAggtttatttttttcccttggcAGAagtatcccccctccccttttcctctgCCATGCTTGTCAGAATAGGGGCTGGTTGCCACAAGGGGCCATTGGATACTCAATTTTGTTGCAATGATGGTACCCACActaggaaaagaccctgaggcaGGCAGTAAACTTATCCTCAAAGGCTAGTTGCatccccacctcctccctccaAGCTTGACTGACTTCTGCCTGGAAGCATGAAAGATTGCATTCTTTCCA
This window contains:
- the KCNJ15 gene encoding ATP-sensitive inward rectifier potassium channel 15 isoform X2; translation: MEATQINMSQAPLVNGNITAKPKRSKPRVMSKSGHSNVRIDKVDGIYLLYLQDLWTTVIDMKWRYKLTLFAATFVMTWFLFGVIYYIIAFLHGDLEGNKHQHNQAPCVMHVRSLTGAFLFSLESQTTIGYGFRYITEECPHAIFLLVAQLVLTTLIEIFITGTFLAKIARPKKRAETIKFSHCAVISKHNGQLCLVIRVANMRKSLLIQCQLTGKLLESYETKEGERILLNQATVKFHVDSAAESPFLILPLTFYHILDESSPLRDLSPQNLKEKEFELVVLLNATVESTSAVCQSRTSYIPEEIFWGFEFMPVVSLSPNGKYVADFSQFEKIRRCADCTLYSMDSEKQKLEEQYRKEDERERERRTRFLQQSNV
- the KCNJ15 gene encoding ATP-sensitive inward rectifier potassium channel 15 isoform X1, with product MAARRRSRTLTMEATQINMSQAPLVNGNITAKPKRSKPRVMSKSGHSNVRIDKVDGIYLLYLQDLWTTVIDMKWRYKLTLFAATFVMTWFLFGVIYYIIAFLHGDLEGNKHQHNQAPCVMHVRSLTGAFLFSLESQTTIGYGFRYITEECPHAIFLLVAQLVLTTLIEIFITGTFLAKIARPKKRAETIKFSHCAVISKHNGQLCLVIRVANMRKSLLIQCQLTGKLLESYETKEGERILLNQATVKFHVDSAAESPFLILPLTFYHILDESSPLRDLSPQNLKEKEFELVVLLNATVESTSAVCQSRTSYIPEEIFWGFEFMPVVSLSPNGKYVADFSQFEKIRRCADCTLYSMDSEKQKLEEQYRKEDERERERRTRFLQQSNV